From one Thermostichus vulcanus str. 'Rupite' genomic stretch:
- a CDS encoding Calvin cycle protein CP12 yields MGLSDVIAKELENARSICSEYGEGDPHCRAAWDAVEEVLAARSHQPTTLNSLEQHCAENPDAIECRVYDN; encoded by the coding sequence ATGGGACTGTCTGATGTCATCGCCAAAGAACTGGAAAACGCTCGCAGCATCTGTTCCGAGTACGGCGAAGGGGATCCCCACTGCCGTGCTGCTTGGGATGCGGTAGAAGAGGTACTGGCGGCCCGCAGCCACCAACCTACCACCCTCAATAGCCTGGAACAGCACTGCGCCGAAAACCCAGATGCCATCGAGTGCCGGGTCTACGACAACTGA